The Burkholderia mayonis genome window below encodes:
- a CDS encoding DUF5343 domain-containing protein — MHPNDMSDHGCFDGNHPGQIAARRDEICLQTPKTNGRFSAIDHSGLVDHMASSKEKLATPPVISYGSFIAFLNKLRDAGTVPARIDKTVMPKASGSQQSGIIAALRFLGFIDDTGKPKDHFKPFVLSDDDARKSTLGPILRESYAFLFNDSEFDLSHASTGQMTEKFRELGISGSTLTKTIAFFIPAAKECGIEVSPHVKAPAAPKSNGSRKSPKTTEDEQRPIDTGGRVPQEDDGPDVERFEIPLPGKQQGAKIIVPKGLDADDWVMLQTMLAAYIKRWKGFTPEGSE, encoded by the coding sequence ATGCATCCAAATGATATGTCTGATCACGGATGCTTTGATGGAAACCACCCGGGACAGATCGCGGCGCGCCGCGATGAAATTTGTTTGCAAACGCCAAAAACCAATGGTAGATTTAGCGCCATCGATCACTCCGGTTTGGTAGATCACATGGCTAGCAGCAAAGAGAAGCTCGCAACACCGCCCGTCATCTCCTACGGTTCATTCATCGCGTTCTTGAACAAGCTTCGAGATGCAGGCACGGTGCCGGCACGCATCGACAAAACGGTGATGCCAAAAGCTTCGGGATCACAGCAATCGGGAATCATCGCTGCGCTCCGCTTTCTGGGCTTCATCGATGACACCGGCAAGCCCAAGGATCACTTCAAGCCGTTTGTCCTCTCTGATGACGATGCCCGGAAATCTACGCTCGGCCCCATCCTGCGCGAGTCATACGCCTTCCTCTTCAACGACTCTGAATTTGACCTGAGCCACGCAAGTACCGGCCAAATGACCGAGAAGTTTCGCGAATTGGGGATTAGCGGCAGTACGCTGACGAAAACCATCGCGTTCTTCATCCCCGCCGCGAAAGAATGTGGAATCGAGGTATCGCCGCACGTCAAAGCGCCGGCAGCCCCCAAAAGCAACGGCAGCAGGAAATCGCCTAAAACCACTGAAGACGAACAACGACCGATTGACACTGGGGGAAGAGTGCCTCAGGAAGACGACGGTCCAGACGTCGAGCGATTTGAAATCCCTCTTCCCGGAAAGCAGCAAGGCGCAAAGATCATTGTTCCGAAAGGGCTCGATGCAGACGACTGGGTGATGCTGCAAACGATGCTCGCAGCATATATCAAGCGGTGGAAGGGCTTCACGCCTGAAGGGAGCGAATGA